In the genome of Xanthocytophaga agilis, one region contains:
- the mgtA gene encoding magnesium-translocating P-type ATPase produces the protein MISIEKFWSLSPEILFSHLKTHTNGLTDTQAIKRLQKQQKQNHIRKAWQRDILLLLSQYKSPLIGLLLLAVVLSLAAGEYSDSLIVIIVLLFTGLLGFFQERNAGRAVEKLQALVHINAQVKRAGIVKQVPIHEIVPGDIVLLSAGNIIPADAYILESNDLHVSESVLTGESYPTEKQVGICSENLSLSQVKNAVFQGTSVISGSATVLIVQTGQQTELGKIVSSLETASEETFFEKGIRRFGYLLMRLTLIICLLLVIVNVGLDKPFMDSLLFALALAVGIAPELLPAIVTITLSAGARRMAARKVIVKKLSAIQNMGAITILCCDKTGTLTEGNVEVNSVVGIDGQYSSKTSIYAHWNAVQESGFCNPIDEALRKLTNTDINSWNTKLYKKTGELPYDFIRKRLSIALIIENQQLLITKGAVDNIVACCSYAEEPDGNKVAIDSVRSSLQRQTEQFCSQGLRIIGVCYKPISFDINVSKEQEKEMIFLGFITFVDPPKQGVVESVRRLKETGIALKLISGDNRLVVKHVATQIGLRCQTILTGSDLHHISSQALERKVEQVDVFAEIEPSQKERIIKALQQGGSTVGYLGDGINDANALKASDVGISTENAVDVAREAADFVLLEKNIDVLCEAIVEGRKTFVNTLKYIFVTTSANFGNMFSVAVSSLVLPFLPLLPTQILLTNFLSDIPSLAIASDKVDAELIAKPRKWDMKIIQRFMYVFGVQSSLFDFLTFYILLAIFHTKPKEFRTGWFIESVISEILILLVIRTRHLFFQSLPSSYLIWASLITCSIVFALPYLPFASAFDLYPLSGKLLAAMVGIAILYIVLTEITKRLFVKSIL, from the coding sequence ATGATATCGATTGAAAAATTCTGGAGTCTGTCACCTGAGATACTTTTTTCTCACCTGAAGACTCATACAAATGGGTTGACAGATACTCAGGCAATCAAACGTCTACAAAAGCAGCAGAAGCAAAACCATATTCGAAAAGCCTGGCAGAGAGATATTTTACTACTGTTATCACAGTATAAAAGCCCACTTATTGGGCTGTTACTATTAGCGGTAGTATTGTCTTTGGCTGCTGGTGAATACTCAGATAGTCTGATAGTGATTATTGTCTTGCTTTTTACTGGCTTACTTGGTTTTTTTCAGGAGCGTAATGCAGGACGGGCAGTGGAAAAGCTGCAAGCATTGGTACATATCAATGCCCAGGTAAAAAGAGCTGGAATAGTGAAACAAGTTCCTATCCATGAAATTGTTCCCGGAGATATTGTTTTGCTCAGTGCAGGCAATATTATTCCCGCAGATGCCTATATTCTCGAATCCAATGATTTACATGTAAGCGAATCCGTACTGACAGGAGAATCGTATCCTACAGAAAAACAAGTCGGCATTTGTAGCGAAAATCTTTCTCTTTCTCAGGTTAAGAACGCTGTTTTTCAGGGAACAAGTGTGATCAGTGGGTCTGCAACTGTCTTAATTGTACAAACAGGACAGCAAACCGAGCTGGGAAAGATTGTTTCTTCACTGGAAACTGCCAGTGAAGAAACCTTTTTTGAAAAAGGCATCCGAAGGTTTGGTTATCTGCTTATGCGGCTGACACTGATTATTTGTCTATTATTAGTAATAGTAAACGTAGGGTTAGACAAACCCTTTATGGATTCGTTGTTGTTTGCCTTAGCCCTTGCAGTTGGAATCGCCCCTGAGTTACTACCTGCCATTGTAACGATTACCTTATCTGCAGGAGCACGCCGGATGGCTGCCCGAAAGGTGATTGTAAAAAAGCTTAGTGCCATCCAGAATATGGGAGCAATTACTATTCTGTGCTGTGATAAAACAGGAACGCTCACAGAAGGAAATGTAGAGGTAAATTCTGTAGTTGGAATAGATGGTCAGTACAGCTCTAAAACTTCCATATATGCCCATTGGAACGCAGTGCAGGAAAGTGGGTTTTGTAATCCTATCGATGAAGCACTGAGAAAACTGACCAATACTGATATAAACTCATGGAATACAAAGCTGTATAAAAAAACAGGTGAGCTTCCTTATGATTTCATACGTAAACGGTTGAGTATTGCTCTAATCATTGAGAACCAACAACTACTAATTACCAAAGGGGCGGTAGACAATATAGTAGCCTGTTGTAGCTATGCTGAAGAGCCTGATGGAAACAAGGTTGCTATAGACTCAGTACGATCTAGTTTGCAAAGACAAACAGAACAATTCTGTTCACAGGGACTACGTATCATTGGGGTTTGTTACAAACCCATCTCTTTCGATATAAATGTGAGTAAGGAGCAGGAAAAAGAAATGATATTTTTAGGGTTTATTACCTTTGTGGACCCTCCCAAACAAGGTGTTGTTGAGTCTGTCAGAAGACTTAAAGAAACAGGCATTGCGCTTAAACTCATTAGTGGGGATAATCGCCTGGTTGTAAAACATGTGGCTACTCAGATTGGACTGCGTTGCCAGACCATTCTGACCGGATCAGACTTACACCACATTTCCAGTCAAGCTCTTGAGCGAAAAGTAGAACAGGTAGATGTTTTTGCAGAAATAGAGCCTTCACAAAAAGAACGCATTATCAAAGCTCTTCAGCAAGGAGGAAGTACAGTAGGTTATCTGGGGGATGGGATTAATGATGCCAATGCCCTTAAAGCCTCCGACGTTGGTATTTCAACAGAAAATGCGGTTGACGTAGCCAGGGAAGCGGCCGATTTTGTTTTACTGGAAAAAAATATAGATGTACTCTGTGAAGCCATAGTTGAAGGACGCAAAACCTTTGTCAACACCCTAAAATACATCTTTGTGACAACCAGTGCCAATTTTGGTAATATGTTCAGTGTAGCTGTATCCTCACTTGTGCTACCCTTTTTGCCACTTCTTCCCACTCAGATTTTGCTTACCAACTTTCTTTCAGATATTCCTTCCCTGGCTATAGCCTCAGACAAAGTAGATGCAGAACTTATTGCCAAACCAAGAAAATGGGATATGAAAATTATTCAGCGGTTCATGTATGTATTTGGCGTACAAAGCTCATTGTTTGACTTTCTGACCTTTTATATTTTGTTAGCAATATTTCACACAAAACCTAAAGAATTTCGGACGGGTTGGTTTATCGAATCGGTAATTTCTGAAATTCTTATTCTTCTGGTAATCCGTACACGCCATCTGTTTTTTCAAAGTCTGCCCAGTTCCTACCTGATTTGGGCCAGCCTAATTACCTGCAGTATAGTATTTGCTTTGCCTTATTTACCTTTTGCGTCTGCCTTTGATCTATACCCTCTATCTGGTAAACTCTTGGCTGCCATGGTAGGGATTGCTATTTTGTATATTGTCTTGACAGAAATTACCAAGCGGTTATTTGTTAAAAGTATCTTGTAA